The following proteins are co-located in the Camelina sativa cultivar DH55 chromosome 12, Cs, whole genome shotgun sequence genome:
- the LOC104732665 gene encoding uncharacterized protein At1g43920, Chloroplastic-like isoform X2, whose translation MEEKKDLKRLFLGVYASQFQRNQMDNQKRGFPKRCQCGEPVVLKTSTTAKNPGRFFHGCLFGRDGNWYHTFKWTDTSMVEEIEDLIEKVENIDGAAMTLQKGVNACESQIDTLTMEMRVHLDVVEKEAREMKMQLRSLKNIVGFVMVMVLFFMCMY comes from the exons ATGGAAgaaaagaaggatttgaagCGTCTGTTTTTGG GCGTTTATGCTTCTCAAtttcaaagaaatcaaatggATAATCAAAAAAGAGGTTTCCCCAAGAGATGTCAATGTGGAGAACCTGTTGTATTGAAGACATCGACGACTGCTAAAAATCCCGGAAGATTTTTTCATGGGTGTCTGTTTGGAAGGGATGGG AATTGGTATCATACATTTAAATGGACCGATACGTCTATGGTCGAAGAGATCGAGGACTTGATTGAGAAAGTGGAGAACATTGATGGAGCTGCAATGACATTGCAGAAGGGCGTCAATGCTTGTGAATCTCAGATTGATACTCTCACCATGGAGATGCGTGTGCATTTGGATGTGGTTGAGAAGGAGGCCAGAGAGATGAAAATGCAactaagaagcttgaagaacATTGTTGGCTTTGTTATGgtaatggttttgtttttcatgtgtATGTATTGA
- the LOC104732665 gene encoding uncharacterized protein At1g43920, Chloroplastic-like isoform X1, giving the protein MEEKKDLKRLFLDSFVSPSLSMLGEGVYASQFQRNQMDNQKRGFPKRCQCGEPVVLKTSTTAKNPGRFFHGCLFGRDGNWYHTFKWTDTSMVEEIEDLIEKVENIDGAAMTLQKGVNACESQIDTLTMEMRVHLDVVEKEAREMKMQLRSLKNIVGFVMVMVLFFMCMY; this is encoded by the exons ATGGAAgaaaagaaggatttgaagCGTCTGTTTTTGG atTCTTTTGTCTCGCCTTCTCTTTCTATGCTTGGCGAAGGCGTTTATGCTTCTCAAtttcaaagaaatcaaatggATAATCAAAAAAGAGGTTTCCCCAAGAGATGTCAATGTGGAGAACCTGTTGTATTGAAGACATCGACGACTGCTAAAAATCCCGGAAGATTTTTTCATGGGTGTCTGTTTGGAAGGGATGGG AATTGGTATCATACATTTAAATGGACCGATACGTCTATGGTCGAAGAGATCGAGGACTTGATTGAGAAAGTGGAGAACATTGATGGAGCTGCAATGACATTGCAGAAGGGCGTCAATGCTTGTGAATCTCAGATTGATACTCTCACCATGGAGATGCGTGTGCATTTGGATGTGGTTGAGAAGGAGGCCAGAGAGATGAAAATGCAactaagaagcttgaagaacATTGTTGGCTTTGTTATGgtaatggttttgtttttcatgtgtATGTATTGA